The Plasmodium brasilianum strain Bolivian I chromosome 14, whole genome shotgun sequence genome contains a region encoding:
- a CDS encoding protein phosphatase PPM5: MIRRNTKYKSDEKSINKSISEHNDKKRTHLEIVREKKNTRRRLSISTRSDLANDTDEIKRSIQELRENEDRFKESSEKDTQAKVEAAVKEEDEEEENEGKKANIKKKKIINRSSVAGVRASHFQEDFEKKCVKIKGSVDKLNENGIGYVCRKGLKPESPNQDDFIIITMENLALYAIFDGHGPYGHDVSNYVQKELPYMIIRNENFLKNPKEVFTNAFLNIHENIEKTTNAYLEAFANKENNNNNNKRSSSNRRKNNNNLNSSNVVVSSHFDLNMKGYGDVEESDCSDDTYTDSENTCDDTDTDSANDNDKDDDCEISSKKKKKECSKYSDKRENTTNNNKQTLNKQKKKKKRKKEAFFDSTMSGTTATIIVHLFKEKKLYVAYVGDSRAVLGKRINGSTNKLEAVELTKDHKPNSHDEKKRIINSGGHVMKLEGDIPYRVFLKNKFYPGLAMSRAIGDTIGHQIGIISEPDFIEVNINEDEDILVLICSDGVWEFISSEEAINLIYQFGYDNVQDAVENLAKESWDRWLNEEENIVDDITIQAIYLSEKCKKKK, from the exons ATGATAAGAAGAAATACTAAATATAAATCAGATGAAAAATCTATAAATAAATCTATCAGTGAacataatgataaaaaacgAACTCATTTGGAAATAg ttagagagaaaaaaaatacaagaaGAAGATTGTCTATTAGCACAAGAAGTGACTTAGCAAATGATACGgacgaaataaaaagaagtatCCAAGAGTTAAGGGAAAACGAAGATAGGTTTAAAGAATCATCAGAAAAGGATACACAAGCGAAGGTAGAAGCAGCAGTAAAAGAggaagatgaagaagaagagaatgaaggaaaaaaagcaaatataaaaaaaaaaaaaataataaatcgATCTTCCGTAGCAGGTGTAAGAGCATCTCATTTTCAAGaagattttgaaaaaaaatgtgtaaaaattaaaggatcggttgataaattaaatgaaaatggtATAGGATATGTATGTAGAAAGGGTTTAAAACCTGAAAGTCCAAATCAAGatgattttattattattacaatggAAAATTTAGCTTTATATGCTATTTTTGACGGACATGGACCATATGGTCATGATGTATCTAATTATGTGCAGAAGGAACTACCATATATGATTATAAggaatgaaaattttttaaaaaatccaAAAGAAGTATTTACGAATGcgtttttaaatattcatgaGAATATCGAGAAGACTACAAATGCCTATTTAGAAGCCTTTGCAAATAAGGAAaacaacaacaataacaacaaGAGAAGTAGCAGCAACAGgagaaaaaacaataacaACCTTAATAGTAGTAATGTAGTTGTGAGCTCTCACTTTGATTTAAACATGAAGGGGTATGGAGATGTAGAAGAAAGTGATTGTAGTGATGATACATATACGGATAGTGAAAACACATGTGATGATACCGATACTGATAGTgctaatgataatgataaagATGATGATTGTGAGATCTCcagcaaaaagaaaaaaaaagaatgtagTAAATATTCAgataaaagggaaaatactacaaataataataaacaaacattaaacaaacaaaaaaagaaaaaaaaaagaaaaaaggaggCCTTTTTTGATAGCACAATGAGTGGTACAACAGCAACAATAATAGTTCATCtgtttaaagaaaaaaaattatatgtagcTTATGTAGGAGATTCTAGAGCAGTACTAGGAAAGAGAATAAACGGATCTACTAATAAATTGGAAGCTGTTGAACTAACGAAAGATCATAAACCTAATTCacatgatgaaaaaaaaagaattataaattCGGGGGGACACGTAATGAAGTTAGAGGGAGATATACCATATCGTGTTTTCctgaaaaacaaattttatcCTGGGTTGGCCATGTCAAG AGCAATAGGAGATACAATAGGTCATCAAATAGGTATTATTTCTGAGCCAGATTTTATTGaagtaaatattaatgaagaTGAAGATATTCTGGTCCTAATTTGCAGTGATGGAGTATGGGAGTTCATTTCTTCAGAAGAGGCTATTAACTTGATTTACCAATTTGGATATGACAAT GTTCAAGATGCTGTTGAAAATTTGGCAAAGGAATCGTGGGATAGATGGCTgaatgaagaagaaaatattgtTGATGATATAACAATACAAGCTATATACCTATcagaaaaatgcaaaaaaaaaaaatag
- a CDS encoding ABC1 family, producing MTVVHKLKRKLEPSLYKRNYMSNCEILKFKNKISSEDNKKHLNKSKKNINNVKSENICKGLTTPFEIYRWSYILNTNNEKLINDVIKHDQQKKKKIKKGITTQLDIYNIISRHSIIINDQENDMFLENEINNYFYSLMNNLEYYFDNYEFIHYIVKNLKKNESHIFYYIYNNFKFLHALPFKCFWQYGNLENLYIENNNDNYEYDEECNNEYLFKNVDLNKLDMLLSEDDTLNNVININEVNTKEEHTEETFFKPPLENGKHSNDELRRHYHTVMGPFKYKYNYKDRSDTYGLGEKMKRQKEVTPYMQITNESYNIHKDKKIVNDRKKCANIEYIKRSYPNKTLNNFIFTSEKKCINSMASSTISSCARKMRLENMDNSKYSRDINLNINKSKVINSLTYSTKSRCYECLNRSTTLNENTYSFSSSTDDTPKGGKYVNLKEKEEKVFENVSYDKMVKEYDFIYDIATLDKKIPNNEKSKGKNFRTSKVPVSPMSRASVFGKIIFDIVKNSSIEYVKSVLTNNTNDKKNIILNEKNAEVLANGLSKMRGVVLKLGQMISLQDEYLSPIVIKALKLVNNSADVMPESQLINVLIKELGNDYEKKFDFFNYKPFASASIGQVHEAKIKNKKVAVKIQYPGIYESIDSDIKNLLFINQYTDLILKNLYIENVCKEIKKELKCECDYINEAKYYVLFKKIFQKSKYFYVPSVYTEYITKHVLVTSYVDGITIDEVAEKYPQVIRDSLGQRILYLCLHELFVFKIMNTDPNLGNFLYNVQNDKLCLIDFGATRTYKNEFVDQYLRLVKSSVEEDEEKIYHYSCMLNFFVGQENEEMKNSHIKSVILVGEPFKSKTYDFGKNNLAKQIYNLLPKIIYNRLVPPRSEIYTLHRKLSGSYLICMKLKARVNAADIFNSIYKNYKFSVEDTYEKSV from the coding sequence atgacagTCGTGCATAAATTAAAGAGAAAACTTGAGCCATCCTTATATAAAAGGAACTACATGAGTAATTGTGAAAtactaaaatttaaaaataaaattagcagtgaagataataaaaaacatttaaacaaatcaaaaaagaatataaacaatgtcaaaagtgaaaatatatgtaaggGTTTAACTACACCCTTTGAAATATACAGATGGTcctatatattaaatacaaataacgAAAAGTTAATTAATGATGTAATAAAACACgatcaacaaaaaaaaaaaaagataaaaaaagggaTAACTACTCAAttggatatatataacattatcaGTCGACAcagtattataataaatgacCAGGAAAATGATATGTTTCttgaaaatgaaataaataattatttttacagttTGATGAATAATTTAGAATACTATTTTGATAACTACgaatttatacattatatagtaaaaaatttaaagaaaaatgaatctcatatattttattatatttataacaattttaagTTTCTTCATGCCTTGCCATTCAAATGTTTTTGGCAATATGGAAATTTGGAAAATCTGTACATTgagaataataatgataattatgAATATGACGAAGAATGTAacaatgaatatttatttaaaaatgtcgATTTAAACAAACTTGATATGCTGTTGAGCGAAGATGACACCTTAAATAacgtaataaatataaatgaggTTAATACGAAAGAAGAACATACAGAAGAAACCTTTTTTAAACCTCCTTTAGAAAATGGAAAGCATAGTAATGATGAATTGAGACGACACTACCACACTGTAATGGGGCCAtttaagtataaatataactataaGGATAGAAGTGATACGTATGGTCTAGGTGAGAAAATGAAACGGCAAAAGGAAGTTACTCCATATATGCAGATTACAAATGAAAGTTACAATATACATAAGGATAAGAAAATTGTCAATGATAGGAAAAAATGCGctaatatagaatatataaaaaggagTTACCCGAATAAAaccttaaataattttatatttacaagtGAAAAAAAGTGTATAAATAGTATGGCTTCATCTACCATATCAAGCTGTGCTCGTAAAATGAGATTAGAAAATATGGATAATAGTAAATATTCTCGtgatattaatttaaacattaataaaagtaaGGTGATCAACAGTTTAACATATAGCACGAAGTCTAGGTGTTATGAATGCTTAAATAGAAGTACTACTTTAAATGAAAACACATACAGCTTTAGCAGTAGCACTGATGATACACCAAAGGGCGGAAAATACgtaaatttaaaagagaaagaagaaaaagtatTTGAAAATGTAAGTTACGATAAAATGGTAAAGGAATACGATTTCATTTATGATATTGCAActttagataaaaaaatacctaataatgaaaaatcaaaaggaaaaaattttagaacAAGCAAAGTGCCAGTATCCCCCATGAGTAGAGCTAGTGTATTtggtaaaataatttttgatatagtaaaaaatagtagtaTAGAATATGTTAAAAGCgtattaacaaataatacGAATgacaagaaaaatataattttaaatgaaaagaacGCAGAAGTTTTGGCAAATGGTTTAAGTAAAATGAGAGGAGTAGTTTTAAAATTAGGTCAAATGATCAGTTTGCAAGATGAATATTTGTCACCTATTGTAATCAAGGCATTAAAACTTGTTAATAACTCAGCAGATGTAATGCCAGAAAGTCAGTTAATAAATGtgttaataaaagaattaggGAATGATTATGAAAAGAAgtttgatttttttaattataaaccTTTTGCAAGTGCATCAATAGGACAAGTACatgaagcaaaaataaaaaacaagaaGGTAGCTGTGAAAATACAATATCCAGGTATATATGAGTCTATTGATagtgatataaaaaatttgctaTTTATTAATCAATATACcgatttaatattaaaaaatttatatattgaaaacgtgtgtaaagaaataaaaaaggagttAAAATGTGAATGTGACTACATTAATGAAGCAAAATATTATgtgctttttaaaaaaattttccaaaaaagtaaatatttttatgtaccaTCTGTTTATACTGAATATATAACCAAACATGTTTTAGTAACGTCTTATGTAGATGGAATAACTATTGATGAAGTAGCAGAAAAATATCCTCAAGTTATACGGGATTCCTTAGGTCAGAGAATTCTTTATCTATGTTTACATGAAttgtttgtttttaaaattatgaataccGATCCAAATTtaggaaattttttatataatgttcAGAACGACAAATTGTGTTTAATTGATTTTGGAGCTACTCGAAcgtataaaaatgaatttgtTGATCAATATTTAAGACTTGTTAAATCATCAGTTGAAGAAGATgaggaaaaaatttatcattaCTCTTGTATGCTTAACTTTTTTGTTGGTCaggaaaatgaagaaatgaaaaattctCACATTAAATCTGTTATACTCGTTGGAGAACCCTTTAAATCGAAAACATATGATTTTggcaaaaataatttagccaaacaaatatataacttattaccgaaaattatatacaatagACTAGTTCCCCCTAGATCTGAAATTTATACGTTACACCGAAAGTTATCAGGGTCCTATTTAATTTGCATGAAATTAAAAGCAAGGGTTAATGCTGctgatatttttaattctatatataagaattataaattttctgTCGAAGatacatatgaaaaaagtgTATAA